CAGCCCTGCCCCCAGGGCCACCGGGCCGCGCCGGGCGACGCGATCCTGGTCAGCGGGACCATGGGCGACCACGGCCTGACCATTCTGGCCACCCGGGAAGGCCTGAGCTTCGAGGCCCCGATCCAGAGCGACTGCGCCGGGTTGAACCACCTCATCGCCAAGCTGCTGACCGCCATCCCGGACATCCACGTCCTGCGCGACCCCACCCGGGGCGGCCTTGCCACCACGCTCAATGAAATCGCCGGGCAGTCCGGAGTCCAGTGCCTGATCCGCGAGGAGGCCGTGCCCGTGAACCCAGTGGTAGCAGCAGGCTGCTCCTTCCTCGGCCTGGACCCGCTCTACCTGGCCAACGAGGGCAAACTGATCTGCATCCTTCCGGCCCAATACGCCGAACAGGCCCTGGAGATCATGCGCCGGGACGAGTTCGGCGTTAACGCCGCCCACATCGGCGACATCCAGCCCGACCATCCCGGCCGGGTGGTCCTGCAAACCCCGCTGGGCGGCCACCGCCTGCTGGACATGCTCGAAGGCGAACAGTTGCCGCGTATCTGTTAATTGCCTTCGGATAATTGCCTACCAGGCCGTTGAAAAACTCCCAATTGCTGCGTCACTGCAAAAAGTTCAAACCCTCACGTATCAATAAATACGCTTCAACCTTGAACTTTTTTGCTCCTTGCACTTGGGATTTTTGAACGACCTGCCGAATTAGGACTTTTTCAACACTCAACTACGGGTGTCGCCGATCCACCACCCGCCCCGTGCCGGTTTCCAGTTCGGCGATGGTTTTGCGTTCGACCAACTGCACCTCGAAGACCAGCCCCAGTTCCATGGCCAACTGCTGCCGGGTCAGGTCGATGAAGCGTTGCTGGGTCTTGATCTGGTCCGGCTCGACCATGTCCGCCTCCACCAGCAGCTTGGCCGTGTCCAGTCCGCCGTGGCGGTCCACCACGATCAAATGGTTCGGCTGGACTTGGTGCGTTTCCGCCAGGATGGCCTTGATCCGCTCCGGATAGACGTTGATCCCCTGAATGATCAGCATGTCGTCGCTGCGGCCCTGGATGCGCTCCATGCGCAGGAAAGTCCGACCGCAGGGACACGGGTCCGGGATCAGCCGGGTCAGGTCCCCGGTGCGGAAGCGGATCATGGGCAGGGCTTCCTTGGTCAGGGTGGTCAGTACCAGCTCGCCCACCTGCCCCGCCGGGACCGGCTGGAGGGTGTGCGGGTCAATGATTTCGGCCAGGAAATGATCTTCCTGAATGTGCATGCCCCGGCGCTCCAGGCACTCCCCGGCCACGCCCGGCCCCATGACCTCGCTGACGCCGTAGTTGTCAGTGGCCGTGATGTTCAGACGCTCCTGGATGGCTTGTCGGGTGGCCTCGGACCACACCTCCCCGCTGAACATGCCCCAGCGCAGGGGCAGGGCGTTGCGGTTCACGCCCATCTCGTCCATCAGGTCGGCCAGAAACAGGGCATAGCTGGGGATGCAGGCCAGAGCCGTGGCCCGGTAGTCAAGAATGATCCCCACCTGTCGGCGAGCGTTGCCGCTGGAGACCGGAACCACGGTGGCCCCCAGGGTCTCCGCGCCGTAATGCATGCCAAAGGCCATGGTGGACAGACCATAGGTATGGGCCACATGAACCACGTCCTCCTTGTTCGCCCCGCCGGCGGCCAGGACCCGGGCCGTTAGCCGCGACCATTTCCGGATGTCGCTTAAGGTGTAGCCGAAGACCGTGGTCCCTCCGGAAAAACCGGAGGACGTCTGCAAGCGGACGACCTCGCGCAAGGGCACGGCGAACAGGCCGTACGGAGCGTTGTCCCGCAGATCCTGGCGCGTGGTCAGGGGCAGTTCGCGGACATCGTCCAGGGAGGTGAAATCATACGGGTCCAGGCCCAAATCCTCGAACTTCTTGCGATAGAACGGCACGTTGCGCGAAACCCTGGTCAACGTGGACTGCAACCGCTCCAACTGAAGCTGCTCCAGTTCCTCCCGCCCCATGCCCTCCAGTTCCGGCTCAAACATCACTCTACCTCCACATCCCGCCCCAGATAGGCGCGTTGCACGTCCCGGTTCAGCAGCAGCTCCTCGGACGGACCCTGCAGAATGATCCGCCCGGTTTCCAACACATAGCCCCGATCCGCGATCTTCAGGGCGCTCTTGGCGTTTTGTTCCACCAACAGCACGGTCAGGCCGAAGGCGTCACGCAGCTCGGCCACATGCCGAAAGATCATCTGGGAAAGGGCCGGAGCCAACCCCATGCCGGGCTCGTCCAGAAGCAGCATCCGGGGCTTGGCCATCAGGGCCCGGCCAATGGCCAGCATCTGCTGCTCTCCACCGGAAAGATTCCCGGAGGGTTGATCCTTGCGCTGCCCCAGGACAGGAAACATCTCGTAGATGTCCTGGATGTCCTTGCGGATTTCAGCCTTGTTTTTCAGGCTGTACCGATGGTACGCGCCCAAAAGCAGATTGTCCTCCACGCTCATGGGCTTGAACACCAGGC
This genomic stretch from Desulfonatronum thiodismutans harbors:
- the hypE gene encoding hydrogenase expression/formation protein HypE, whose product is MTTPRLLLDTGSGGKASHRLIKDVFLKHFSNDVLDRLDDAALIHASGPLAMSTDSFTVTPLIFPGGDIGSLAVNGTVNDVAMLGARPLYLSCAFILEEGLEMDVLEQVVRSTAEAANRAGVKIVTGDTKVVPKGAVDRMFINTTGIGEILVQPCPQGHRAAPGDAILVSGTMGDHGLTILATREGLSFEAPIQSDCAGLNHLIAKLLTAIPDIHVLRDPTRGGLATTLNEIAGQSGVQCLIREEAVPVNPVVAAGCSFLGLDPLYLANEGKLICILPAQYAEQALEIMRRDEFGVNAAHIGDIQPDHPGRVVLQTPLGGHRLLDMLEGEQLPRIC
- a CDS encoding phenylacetate--CoA ligase family protein codes for the protein MFEPELEGMGREELEQLQLERLQSTLTRVSRNVPFYRKKFEDLGLDPYDFTSLDDVRELPLTTRQDLRDNAPYGLFAVPLREVVRLQTSSGFSGGTTVFGYTLSDIRKWSRLTARVLAAGGANKEDVVHVAHTYGLSTMAFGMHYGAETLGATVVPVSSGNARRQVGIILDYRATALACIPSYALFLADLMDEMGVNRNALPLRWGMFSGEVWSEATRQAIQERLNITATDNYGVSEVMGPGVAGECLERRGMHIQEDHFLAEIIDPHTLQPVPAGQVGELVLTTLTKEALPMIRFRTGDLTRLIPDPCPCGRTFLRMERIQGRSDDMLIIQGINVYPERIKAILAETHQVQPNHLIVVDRHGGLDTAKLLVEADMVEPDQIKTQQRFIDLTRQQLAMELGLVFEVQLVERKTIAELETGTGRVVDRRHP
- a CDS encoding ABC transporter ATP-binding protein encodes the protein MLVLKNVDVFYGRVHAIRRVSLHVNQGEIVALIGGNGAGKTTLLTTISGLMRAREGSLAFEGREIARERPERIVAAGISQVPERRLVFKPMSVEDNLLLGAYHRYSLKNKAEIRKDIQDIYEMFPVLGQRKDQPSGNLSGGEQQMLAIGRALMAKPRMLLLDEPGMGLAPALSQMIFRHVAELRDAFGLTVLLVEQNAKSALKIADRGYVLETGRIILQGPSEELLLNRDVQRAYLGRDVEVE